Proteins encoded by one window of Sphingosinicella sp. BN140058:
- the mscL gene encoding large conductance mechanosensitive channel protein MscL, translating to MAGFREFIARGNVLDLAVAVIIGAAFGTIVTSLTNDLLMPIVGAVVGGLDFSNYFLRLGPIPAGFTGDPTSYAALKAAGVAVIGYGSFVTAVVNFLILAFIIYQIVRVAKRMERPKAEPAAPLPSDELLVLREIRDELRKRP from the coding sequence ATGGCGGGATTTCGGGAATTCATCGCGCGCGGCAACGTGCTCGATCTGGCGGTGGCGGTGATCATCGGTGCGGCGTTCGGGACGATCGTCACCTCGCTGACCAACGATCTGCTGATGCCGATCGTCGGCGCGGTCGTCGGCGGCCTCGATTTCTCCAACTATTTCCTGCGGCTCGGACCGATCCCAGCCGGCTTCACCGGCGATCCGACCAGCTACGCGGCGCTGAAGGCCGCTGGGGTCGCGGTGATCGGCTATGGCAGCTTCGTGACGGCCGTGGTCAATTTCCTGATCCTTGCCTTCATCATCTACCAGATCGTTCGGGTCGCCAAGCGGATGGAGCGCCCCAAAGCCGAGCCGGCGGCGCCCCTGCCCTCCGACGAATTGCTCGTGCTGCGCGAAATCCGCGACGAGCTTCGCAAGCGCCCCTGA
- a CDS encoding methyltransferase domain-containing protein — protein sequence MNLENSRSYYGQTLTGSADLRTDACCTMEAPPPAVRAALANVHDEVRARYYGCGLVVPDAVRGLSVLDLGSGSGQDAYLLAQLVGESGRVVGVDATPQQLDVARRHLDWHRARFGYRASNVHFLEGDIERLDDLPLEAESFDLIVSNCVINLVADKGAVFRAAHRLLKPGGELYFSDVYADRRVPSALLSDPVLHGECLSGALYWGDFQAIAKASGFGDPRLVTDRPLAIDDPQIAATLAGIRFFSATYRLFKLAGLEPQCEDYGQAVRYRGTIDGSEHSFTLDGHHVLEAGRMFPVCGNSWRMLAETRFAPHFDFFGDFSRHFGVFPGCGTSLPFTPVETAAGSSPCC from the coding sequence ATGAACCTCGAGAACAGCCGTTCCTATTATGGCCAGACGCTCACCGGATCGGCCGATCTGAGAACCGATGCGTGCTGCACCATGGAGGCGCCGCCGCCCGCCGTCCGCGCCGCGCTCGCCAACGTCCATGACGAGGTTCGGGCGCGCTATTATGGATGCGGCCTCGTCGTGCCGGACGCGGTGCGCGGGCTTTCGGTTCTGGATCTGGGATCGGGATCGGGGCAGGATGCCTATCTGCTCGCCCAGTTGGTCGGTGAGAGCGGCAGGGTCGTCGGCGTAGACGCAACGCCCCAGCAACTCGATGTGGCGCGCCGCCATCTCGATTGGCATCGTGCGCGCTTCGGCTATCGCGCGTCGAACGTCCACTTTCTCGAAGGGGACATCGAGCGGCTCGACGATCTGCCGCTCGAAGCGGAAAGCTTCGACCTCATCGTCTCGAACTGCGTGATCAACCTCGTCGCCGACAAGGGCGCGGTCTTCCGGGCCGCGCACCGGCTGCTGAAGCCAGGCGGTGAGCTCTATTTCTCCGACGTCTATGCGGATCGGCGGGTTCCGTCCGCCTTGCTCTCCGACCCGGTCCTGCACGGCGAATGCCTGTCGGGGGCGCTCTATTGGGGCGATTTCCAGGCCATCGCCAAGGCCAGCGGCTTCGGCGATCCGCGTCTCGTCACCGATCGGCCGCTGGCGATCGACGATCCGCAGATTGCCGCCACGCTGGCCGGCATCCGCTTCTTTTCCGCCACCTACCGGCTGTTCAAGCTGGCGGGGCTTGAGCCGCAATGCGAGGATTACGGGCAGGCGGTACGCTACCGCGGCACGATCGATGGCTCGGAGCACAGCTTTACCCTCGATGGCCACCATGTTCTGGAGGCCGGGCGCATGTTTCCGGTGTGCGGCAACAGCTGGCGGATGCTGGCCGAGACCCGCTTCGCGCCCCATTTCGATTTCTTCGGGGATTTCAGCCGGCATTTCGGCGTGTTTCCCGGCTGCGGAACGTCCTTGCCGTTCACGCCTGTCGAAACGGCGGCGGGCAGCAGTCCTTGCTGCTGA
- a CDS encoding Bax inhibitor-1/YccA family protein, which translates to MNTPFAQYRPAPVSGAAFDAGLRRHMLSIYNNMGIGLVITGLVAFGVASSPALTAAIFGTPLKWVAMFAPLAFVFFLSFRMERMSVGSARMAFFAFAAVMGVSLASIFLVFTGASIARTFFIAAAMFLSVSLWGYTTRRDLTKWSTFLFMGLIGVVIASLVNVFIGSTALQMAVSIAGVLVFTGLTAWDTQQAKSMYVAYAGTSHAEKLGVMGALSLYLNFVNLFQLLLTFFGQREE; encoded by the coding sequence ATGAATACACCTTTCGCACAATATCGGCCGGCGCCGGTTTCGGGCGCCGCCTTCGATGCCGGCCTGCGCCGGCACATGCTTTCCATCTACAACAACATGGGTATCGGCCTCGTCATCACCGGTCTCGTCGCCTTCGGGGTGGCGAGCAGCCCGGCGTTGACGGCGGCGATCTTCGGCACGCCGCTCAAGTGGGTGGCGATGTTCGCGCCGTTGGCGTTCGTCTTCTTCCTCTCGTTCCGGATGGAGAGGATGTCGGTCGGTTCGGCGCGCATGGCCTTCTTCGCCTTTGCCGCAGTGATGGGCGTTTCGCTCGCCAGCATCTTCCTGGTCTTTACCGGCGCCAGCATCGCCCGGACCTTCTTCATCGCGGCGGCGATGTTCCTCAGCGTCAGCCTGTGGGGCTATACGACCAGGCGCGATCTGACCAAATGGTCCACCTTCCTGTTCATGGGCCTGATCGGCGTCGTCATCGCCAGCCTGGTCAACGTCTTCATCGGCTCGACCGCGCTGCAGATGGCGGTCTCGATCGCGGGCGTGCTCGTCTTCACCGGTCTTACCGCATGGGACACGCAGCAGGCGAAATCGATGTATGTCGCCTATGCGGGAACGTCGCACGCCGAGAAGTTGGGCGTGATGGGCGCGCTCTCGCTCTATCTGAACTTCGTAAACCTGTTCCAGCTGCTGCTGACCTTCTTCGGTCAGCGCGAGGAGTGA
- a CDS encoding TetR/AcrR family transcriptional regulator yields the protein MLLTGTSLRVTYRSVTFRQGLFGNISAMVARNQTVECGSGCGEPKKNAAARIFETARDLFYRRGIRAVGVDEIVCSAGVTKPSLYRSYASKDDLVAACLVSYADESRASIDARLEAAGPEPLARLHALIDHYAAQTSDPDFRGCPMTNTAVEFPEADNPGRGIAETCKSEVRERILGLARQIDTKEPESLTDGLVLLIEGAFSTHHIFGSQGPSICLRKAAYRLIESYRKS from the coding sequence ATGTTACTGACCGGTACGTCCTTACGTGTTACGTACCGTTCAGTAACATTTCGTCAAGGCCTGTTCGGGAATATTTCTGCGATGGTGGCAAGGAATCAGACGGTGGAGTGCGGCTCGGGCTGCGGCGAACCGAAGAAGAATGCGGCGGCCCGGATCTTCGAGACCGCGCGCGATCTCTTCTACCGCCGCGGCATTCGCGCCGTGGGCGTCGACGAGATCGTCTGCAGTGCCGGCGTAACCAAGCCGAGCCTGTATCGCAGCTACGCCTCCAAGGACGATTTAGTCGCCGCCTGCCTGGTGTCGTACGCGGACGAATCCAGGGCGAGCATCGACGCGAGGCTGGAGGCCGCCGGGCCGGAGCCGCTTGCCAGATTGCACGCCCTCATCGACCATTATGCCGCGCAGACCAGCGATCCCGATTTCCGCGGCTGTCCGATGACCAACACTGCGGTCGAGTTTCCGGAGGCAGACAATCCCGGTCGCGGCATTGCCGAGACCTGCAAGTCGGAGGTGCGCGAGCGCATCCTGGGGCTCGCCCGTCAGATCGACACCAAAGAGCCCGAATCGCTTACCGACGGGCTCGTCCTGCTGATCGAGGGGGCCTTCAGCACCCATCACATCTTCGGGTCACAGGGCCCGTCTATCTGTCTCCGAAAAGCGGCCTATCGGCTGATCGAGTCCTACCGCAAATCCTGA
- a CDS encoding efflux RND transporter periplasmic adaptor subunit, with translation MYLSPSTGPGVATPTPPDVRESAPRKISRLGLGIILLLIVLLAYGGWTLFGAREAHADAPPMPTVNAARPIQRSLVEWDDYSGRFEPSRWVDIKPRVSGQLRAVHFRDGEIVRQGQLLFTLDDRPFVAALNEARARASAARTALALARAELARATALVDDEAISREEVDTRRAAVASAQSQVAALDAVVQQRALDVDFTRIRAPIGGRISDRRVHGGNLVAANDTLLTTIVALDPIHFVFDGSEGLYLRAQRSREAGAAPQVEIRLQDEADYRWKGRVDFNDNRIAADSGTMRSRAVVANPTHFLTPGMFGNMRLASGVRRDALLVPDAAVMTDQARKIVLVVGKGNVVEARPVTVGARVGTLRAIRSGLRPDDVVVIDGVQMAQPGAKVNVRAVRIADAAPAPAPQPDLAPPPSQATLAN, from the coding sequence ATGTATCTCTCTCCTTCCACCGGACCGGGCGTGGCGACGCCGACGCCCCCGGACGTGCGCGAGAGCGCACCACGCAAGATTTCGCGGCTCGGCCTCGGCATCATCCTGCTGCTGATCGTGCTTCTCGCTTATGGCGGCTGGACTTTGTTCGGCGCCAGGGAAGCCCATGCCGATGCCCCGCCGATGCCGACCGTGAACGCGGCCAGGCCGATCCAGCGCAGCCTCGTCGAATGGGACGATTATTCCGGCCGGTTCGAGCCCAGCCGCTGGGTCGACATCAAGCCGCGGGTCTCCGGCCAGCTGCGCGCCGTCCACTTCCGCGACGGCGAGATCGTCCGGCAGGGACAATTGCTGTTCACGCTCGACGATCGGCCCTTCGTCGCCGCCCTCAACGAGGCGCGCGCCCGCGCCAGTGCCGCCCGCACGGCGCTTGCCCTCGCCCGCGCCGAGCTCGCCCGGGCCACCGCCCTCGTCGATGACGAGGCCATCTCGCGCGAGGAGGTCGACACCCGCCGGGCGGCCGTCGCCTCGGCGCAATCGCAGGTTGCGGCGCTTGACGCCGTCGTCCAGCAGCGCGCGCTCGACGTCGATTTCACCCGCATTCGCGCGCCGATCGGCGGCCGTATCTCCGATCGCCGCGTCCATGGCGGCAATCTGGTTGCAGCCAACGACACTCTGCTGACCACGATCGTCGCGCTCGATCCGATCCATTTCGTCTTCGACGGCTCCGAAGGCCTCTATCTGCGCGCGCAGCGCAGCCGCGAAGCGGGGGCCGCGCCGCAGGTCGAAATCCGCCTGCAGGACGAAGCCGATTACCGGTGGAAGGGACGGGTCGATTTCAACGACAATCGCATCGCGGCGGATTCGGGAACGATGCGCAGCCGCGCGGTCGTCGCCAACCCGACCCACTTCCTGACGCCAGGCATGTTCGGCAACATGCGCCTCGCCTCCGGCGTGCGCCGAGATGCGCTGCTGGTGCCCGATGCCGCCGTGATGACCGATCAGGCGCGCAAGATCGTGCTGGTGGTCGGCAAGGGCAATGTCGTCGAAGCGCGGCCGGTCACCGTCGGTGCCCGGGTCGGCACGCTTCGCGCGATCCGCTCGGGCCTGAGGCCGGACGACGTGGTCGTGATCGACGGTGTGCAGATGGCCCAGCCGGGCGCGAAGGTGAACGTTCGTGCCGTCAGGATCGCCGACGCCGCGCCGGCGCCGGCACCGCAACCCGATCTCGCGCCGCCGCCTTCCCAGGCGACGCTCGCAAACTGA